In a single window of the Dasypus novemcinctus isolate mDasNov1 chromosome Y, mDasNov1.1.hap2, whole genome shotgun sequence genome:
- the LOC139438378 gene encoding A-kinase anchor protein 17A-like, with product MAAATIVHDTSEAVELCPAYGLYLKPITKMTISVALPQLKQPGKSISNWEVMERLKGMVHSHQFSTLRISKSTMDFIRFEGEVENKSLVKSFLACLDGKTIKLSGFSDILKVRAAEFKIDFPTRHDWDSFFRDAKDMNETLPGERPDTIHLEGLPCKWFALKESGSEKPSEDILVKVFEKFGEIRNVDIPMLDPYREEMTGRNFHTFSFGGHLNFEAYVQYCEYVGFIKAMSALRGMKLMYKGEDGKAVACNIKVSFDSTKHLSDASIKKRQLERQKLQELEQQREEQKRREKEAEERQKAEERKQKELEELERERKREEKLRKREQKQRDREFRRNQKKLEKLQAEEQKKLQEKIRLEERKLLLAQRNLQSIRLIAELLSRAKATKLQEQEQKEEKLRLQQLEERRRVQEAELRRVEEEKERALGLQRREKELRQRLLSILLSKKADGCPPPEELGVSHADLLRPVLDILQTVTASCAGALAPHALAAPAEAPAGPLAEPPAKAVNGSGAEDAQRRDSPGAAGGCSPDKRCAGVLSCIPDNAQQPKGVAACDAGACKKEARSEQDKCNREPSPGRGRASRDRSGEDRQRRERSGPRAAGGRGDGQRKERRPHGKHSRKDDSPGHARSRRSRSRDRRSRRERSRDRDRRASASHKRSRRGSRSRSRSPSRHRSTWDR from the exons ATGGCCGCGGCGACCATCGTGCACGACACGTCTGAGGCGGTGGAGCTGTGCCCCGCGTACGGCCTGTACCTCAAGCCCATCACGAAGATGACCATCAGCGTGGCGCTGCCGCAGCTGAAGCAGCCGGGCAAGTCCATCTCCAACTGGGAGGTGATGGAGAGGCTGAAGGGCATGGTGCACAGCCACCAGTTCTCCACGCTGCGCATCTCCAAGAGCACCATGGACTTCATCCGCTTCGAGGGTGAGGTGGAGAACAAGAGCCTCGTCAAGTCCTTCCTCGCCTGCCTGGACGGCAAGACCATCAAGCTCAGCGGCTTCTCCGACATCCTGAAGGTCCGCGCGGCCGAGTTCAAGATCGACTTCCCCACGCGCCACGACTGGGACTCCTTCTTCCGCGACGCGAAAGACATGAACGAGACGCTGCCGGGAGAGAGGCCGGACACCATCCACCTGGAGGGGCTGCCGTGCAAGTGGTTCGCCCTCAAGGAGTCGGGCTCGGAGAAGCCCAGCGAGGACATCCTGGTCAAGGTGTTCGAGAAGTTCGGCGAGATCCGCAACGTGGACATCCCCATGCTGGACCCTTACCGGGAAGAGATGACCGGCCGCAACTTCCACACCTTCAGCTTCGGGGGCCACTTGAACTTCGAGGCCTACGTCCAGTACTGCGAGTACGTGGGCTTCATCAAGGCCATGAGTGCCCTGCGCGGCATGAAGCTCATGTACAAGGGCGAGGACGGCAAGGCCGTGGCCTGCAACATCAAG GTTTCTTTCGATTCAACCAAACACCTGAGTGACGCCTCGATTAAGAAACGGCAGCTCGAGAGGCAGAAGCTTCAGGAGCTCGAGCAGCAGAGAGAGGAGCAAAAGCgcagagagaaggaagcagaggAGAGGCAGAAGGCGGAGGAGAG GAAACAGAAAGAGCTGGAAGaactggagagagagaggaagcgaGAGGAGAAGCTCCGCAAGAGAGAGCAGAAGCAGCGGGACCGTGAGTTCCGCCGAAACCAGAAAAAGCTGGAGAAGTTGCAGGCGGAGGAGCAGAAGAAGCTGCAGGAGAAGATCAGGCTGGAAGAGAGGAAGCTCCTGCTGGCGCAGCGGAACCTGCAGTCCATCCGGCTGATCGCCGAGCTGCTGAGCAGAGCCAAG gCCACGAAGCTGCAGGAGCAGGAGCAGAAGGAGGAGAAGCTGCGGCTGCAGCAGCTGGAAGAGCGGAGGCGCGTGCAGGAGGCGGAGCTGCGGCgcgtggaggaggagaaggagcgCGCGCTGGGGCTGCAGCGCCGCGAGAAGGAGCTGCGCCAGCGGCTGCTCAGCATTCTGCTGAGCAAGAAGGCGGACGGCTGCCCGCCGCCCGAGGAGCTGGGCGTCTCGCACGCCGACCTGCTGCGGCCCGTGCTGGACATCCTGCAGACGGTGACGGCCAGCTGCGCCGGCGCCCTCGCGCCCCACGCCCTCGCCGCCCCCGCGGAGGCCCCGGCCGGACCCCTGGCGGAGCCGCCCGCCAAGGCCGTCAACGGCAGCGGGGCCGAGGATGCCCAGCGCCGCGACAGCCCGGGCGCGGCAGGGGGCTGCTCGCCCGACAAGAGGTGCGCGGGCGTCCTCTCCTGCATCCCCGACAACGCGCAGCAGCCCAAGGGCGTTGCCGCCTGCGACGCGGGCGCCTGCAAGAAGGAGGCGCGCTCCGAGCAAGACAAGTGCAACCGGGAGCCCAGCCCGGGCCGCGGCCGTGCCAGCCGCGACCGCAGCGGCGAGGACCGGCAGCGGCGGGAGAGGAGCGGGCCCCGGGCGGCCGGCGGGCGCGGGGACGGGCAGCGCAAGGAGCGGCGGCCGCACGGGAAGCACTCGCGCAAGGACGACAGCCCCGGGCACGCCCGCTCGCGCCGCTCCAGGAGCAGGGACAGGCGCAGCCGCCGTGAGCGCAGCCGCGACAGGGACCGCAGGGCCAGCGCCAGCCACAAGCGCAGCCGCCGGGGCTCCCGCTCCCGCTCGCGCTCCCCCAGCCGGCACCGGAGCACCTGGGACAGGTAA